In the Halococcus hamelinensis 100A6 genome, one interval contains:
- the gfo6 gene encoding D-xylose 1-dehydrogenase Gfo6, with the protein MSLTDWLDDYEDRDWRTATEGTVRYALVGLGWWATDVAMPAIADSEFGETTVLVSSSSEKAERVADENDVSRGITYDEFTEGEASEDYDAVYVCTPNAHHLEYVEAAAELDKAIICEKPMEASVERAERMVEACEREDAPLMIAYRMQTDPAIRRGRELIEAGFVGDPVSVYGHNSQPLLEMIPDTDQWRLTPDLTGYGTSVMDLGIYSINTARYLLDRDPVAVQSMLATDHDAFEGLDDERASFMLDFDGVEMVSTATQNAHNDSQLVVTGTEGQIEFRPAFHGECRLRIARDGRSVDFDREEFGAVEEMREEFDYFADRLLTDAPIDPDGEHGLVDLQVVEAIHEATETGGTVDVGR; encoded by the coding sequence ATGTCACTCACAGACTGGCTCGACGACTACGAGGACCGCGACTGGCGGACGGCGACCGAGGGCACGGTTCGCTACGCGCTGGTCGGCCTCGGCTGGTGGGCCACCGACGTCGCGATGCCCGCGATCGCCGACTCGGAGTTCGGCGAGACCACGGTACTGGTGAGCAGTTCGAGCGAGAAAGCCGAGCGGGTCGCCGACGAGAACGACGTCTCCCGGGGGATCACCTACGACGAGTTCACGGAGGGCGAGGCGAGCGAGGACTACGACGCGGTCTACGTCTGCACCCCGAACGCCCACCACCTGGAGTACGTCGAGGCGGCCGCCGAACTCGACAAGGCCATCATCTGCGAGAAGCCGATGGAGGCCAGCGTCGAGCGCGCCGAACGGATGGTCGAGGCCTGCGAGCGCGAGGACGCCCCGCTGATGATCGCCTACCGGATGCAGACCGACCCCGCGATCCGACGCGGGCGCGAACTCATCGAGGCGGGCTTCGTCGGCGACCCCGTCTCGGTCTACGGCCACAACTCCCAGCCCCTCCTCGAGATGATCCCCGACACCGACCAGTGGCGGCTCACCCCCGATCTGACCGGGTACGGGACGAGCGTGATGGATCTCGGGATCTACTCGATCAACACCGCACGCTACCTCCTCGACCGCGACCCCGTCGCGGTGCAGTCGATGCTCGCGACCGACCACGACGCCTTCGAGGGGCTCGACGACGAGCGCGCCTCGTTCATGCTCGACTTCGACGGCGTCGAGATGGTCTCGACCGCCACCCAGAACGCCCACAACGACTCCCAGCTGGTGGTCACCGGCACCGAGGGGCAGATCGAGTTCCGACCCGCCTTCCACGGCGAGTGCCGTCTCCGGATCGCCCGCGACGGCCGCTCGGTGGACTTCGACCGCGAGGAGTTCGGAGCCGTCGAGGAGATGCGCGAGGAGTTCGATTACTTCGCCGACCGGCTCCTCACCGACGCCCCGATCGACCCCGACGGCGAGCACGGCCTGGTCGACCTCCAGGTCGTCGAGGCCATCCACGAGGCCACCGAAACGGGTGGAACGGTCGACGTCGGGCGATAA
- a CDS encoding HpcH/HpaI aldolase family protein codes for MLTNSIRDRLRDGEVAVGTFQLLDSAMVSEMVGVAGMDFVVYDQEHGPLTAETTLDLSAAAQNAGVAPLVRVRANEEAEIQRALDLGAAGVQVPQVETRADAEAAVEAARFDPVGSRGLSQYVRAGEYVGSDTYTEDQNERTLLVVQVEGERGVENIDEILAVEGIDVVFLGPYDLSQSLGIPGEVTDDRVVELMNHVCERAAEADVVVGAFADTPEVANRWIEAGVQYVTLGVEVGLFTEHLADVTDAVDRKTE; via the coding sequence ATGCTAACGAACTCGATCCGCGACCGGCTTCGGGACGGCGAGGTGGCCGTCGGGACCTTCCAACTCCTCGACTCCGCGATGGTCTCCGAGATGGTGGGCGTCGCCGGGATGGACTTCGTGGTCTACGACCAGGAGCACGGCCCGCTGACCGCCGAAACCACGCTCGACCTCTCGGCCGCGGCCCAGAACGCGGGCGTCGCCCCGCTCGTTCGGGTCCGTGCCAACGAGGAGGCCGAGATCCAGCGCGCGCTCGACCTCGGTGCCGCGGGCGTCCAGGTGCCACAGGTCGAGACGCGCGCCGACGCCGAGGCGGCGGTCGAGGCCGCCCGGTTCGACCCGGTCGGCAGCCGCGGGCTCTCCCAGTACGTCCGCGCCGGCGAGTACGTCGGGAGCGACACCTACACCGAGGACCAGAACGAGCGGACCCTGCTCGTCGTCCAGGTCGAGGGCGAGCGCGGCGTCGAGAACATCGACGAGATCCTCGCGGTCGAGGGGATCGACGTGGTCTTCCTCGGCCCCTACGACCTCTCGCAGTCGCTGGGGATCCCCGGGGAGGTCACCGACGACCGGGTCGTCGAGTTGATGAACCACGTCTGCGAGCGGGCCGCCGAGGCCGACGTCGTCGTTGGCGCGTTCGCCGACACCCCCGAGGTCGCGAACCGCTGGATCGAGGCCGGCGTCCAGTACGTCACCCTCGGCGTCGAGGTCGGGCTGTTCACCGAGCACCTCGCGGACGTCACCGACGCGGTCGATCGGAAGACCGAGTAA